Within Solea solea chromosome 1, fSolSol10.1, whole genome shotgun sequence, the genomic segment TTAAAAGGTGGTGCAGTGAGGACAGGGGCAAACAAATGACATTTGCCCCACTGCTGGTAAAGCATGGACAAGTTTGTGACAGAAATGATGGTAAAACAGAGGACGAagatgaggtttttttttaattaatatttagaTAATAATGGTTTTCAAGTTTATTCATAAATATAGAAAGCACCAAAGCAACCTTCACCAAGACAGCTCAGTTTCTAAATCCACATCGCCACCAaaatctgatcatttcttccttgggccataacgTGGAGAAGattttatttaacatgtatactcattcatttattcctTCACTCCTATAGAAACTCATAAttcatctctctttctcgcACTCAAAAACAGACGCAGTGGGAAAATGTTTTATCTGCCCAAGGGGGGCCCTGCagaaaaaagtttgagaaccactgctttaacAAGACTCTTATTAGTGGGACATCTTCTCTAAGcgaaaaaagtaaacatttagaTCACTGGTGAGCAAGTACTCTATTCCACTACCAACCATAATTTATGCCATCAAATGATACTCATTATTAATGTCTCCATACatggtttgtgtgtgcagaAGTCCCCCAGGTTCTGAATTTCACGTGTTTCCCATAGGATGGGGGCATTTTGCATCAGAGTGCAGCTTTGAGAGCATCACTACACAGCCATCTCATCCCCTAAGCAGTCTGACAGACTCTCTGCATTCAGCACGTTTGAGAGTCGAGCAGCACTGTCGGCTCCAAGGCCCTCGCCCTGTCCCCAGCTGTCCCGATCATCGCTTTCGTCTGTGTTTGACTCGTACTCTGATCCAATTCCTGACTCCCTAAACCGAAGCAGCTCCAGAGCTCCAAGGACCTGCTCCCCCAGCAGTGAGATATCATCTGGGGCTCCATCACTGGGTGTCTCCCCCATGTCCTGGCCCTGCTCCTGGCTGTCTGGCCCTCGAGAGGAGAAGCGGAAACACTCAAAGCGAACTCCACTGCCGCTAAGCCCCAGATGGTTGGTGTCGTAGCCTATGGTGTCTGGAGAGCAAGGCCCAGGGAGGGCGGAGACCCAGGCACTGTCACTGATCTGGACCTGGGACTGAGCAGCGAAAGGgcctgaagaagaggaaggggtGAGGGATTCACGCGGAGGAGGCTTGGCACGGAACGTGATCTCTAGAAGACTGTCCTGCGAACCCACTGGAGACAAATCAAGAAAGAGAGTTGATGGAACATATGTAGGATgacattaatatataatatctaaCGTATTTATATACACACTCTCAGTGtctcccaaccctggtcctcggggacccactgtcctgcatgttttagatgtttccctgctccaacacaccagctctgcaaaagcctgacaACAACCcactcatttgaatcaggtggagcagggaaacatctaaaacatgcaggacagtgggtccccgaggaccagggttgggaaatgTTGCTCTGAATTGACGatcggtgtgagtgtgagagcgaatggttgtCCGTCTCTGTACGTCTGCCCTGCAATGCACTAGCGACCTGTCAAGGGTGTTTCCCTTTGCCATGTCAGCTAGGATTAGCTCCTGCTCCCCcataaccctcatgtggagcataaaGTTGTAGTAAAAGAATGGAACGTTGACGTCAGTGCTGAGAGGCCTGGAAAATGTATGCTTACTGTAAATGCAGAGGGAGGAGAATAGAGAGTAGCAGTGAATCCTCTGAGAAGGCTGCCACCAGATAATTAATTGTGTGTCACACAGGTGGATGAGAATGGGGGGGGGCATAATGAAAAGGACGGGGAAAAAGAAAGGCCATCAATAATTAAAGAGAGAAGAAGGGAGGGCCACACCGTGGTGTACGTTGCTGGTTCGTCTACCAGTCtgagcctttctgtgtggagtctgTACGTtcaccctgtgtgtgaatgtgttttctccaggttttccaaaaaacatgcaaaggttaattggacactctagattgagtgtgggtgtgtgtgaatggttgtccgtctctgtatgttggccctgtgaaaAGGTGGCGACccgtatgtcagctgggattggcatcagtcatgtggaggataaagaaagaaagaaagaaagaaagaaagaaagaaaatagacaGGCAACCAaacaaactataaataaaaaagctgagaagtaagtaagtaaaggcACATTGCCACTCACTAGACGTTAACTGGCCAGAGGCTTTGAGCTCCAGCTCCTGGATCTGTTTTACCAGCAGGGAAATGTGTTGCAGCAGGTCAGTGTTCTGCTGCAGCAGCCTCTGCACTCGGGCCTGGGCTTCGCTCCGTGCACGTGCCTCCACTGACAGCTGCTCCTGGAGCACGTGAACCTGAACAGACCCAAGCAGTTCAACATGTTTATTGAATGTTTATTGAACGGCAACGGTGCTGGTATGAggacatttaatttattataattaaaaagataaactGGAATGAGTTTCACTGATGAGATGAATACAGAAACATacctgtgctgcagctgctagcgcctgctgttcctgctgctgcagttgtTTCTGCAGGAGCTGGACCTGATGCTCTGCAGAGCAGGGAGCATCTGCCGCTAACTGAACCGACACAGAGGATCCAAGGACGGGGGaactcagcagcagagaggggtCATCTGACACCTACAGCAGATTTGGGAGCAAAGAGGGGCCTTACTACTCACAAATGCATGAACGAATGaatgttttttgaatgaatttgtATTATACTGTCTGAAAGGTCCTGGTAGCTGGAGTTAtcacaaacacagcttttgAACTTGATCACTACTGTATGTCAGTCCTGAAGAGTGCAGTGTCATTAAAATTGTGTCTACATTACACTTCTGAAATGAGTAAAAATATCTTTGGTTGATTTTCACTGGGAACAGTTATTCTGTTGTGACTGGCACAATATCCCTGACTTGATATATGCTAATATATGATTGGCACAAGCTGGGACTATTAGAcgatattaaaaaaacaaataagaccaaaaaaaatctgtgatcTGCATTTCAAGGCTTCAATACACTGGAGTGTGtatgaaattaaaacattttaacattaactACTGTATGAAAAAACACTCTGGCAAAGATACAGGCGAGTCAGCACCTCTATAAACCAAATTCAATAAACCACAAACAACAACCTTCATGAAGGAGAATTTACTGCAGGATTGTTAGATTAGACTGGACCATAATAAATTGCCAACTAAGTGCTTTTTCACCTTTTACAACAAAGTCTAGTGGTCGAAAACTAAAATAATCAAGTACaaccctcctcttcttcttcttcttcttcttcttcagttcagTTCGCAACTTTGTTGTCCCTCAAGCTTACATTTCTTTACAGTTTGtggtataaaaacaataaaaacacaattaacaaGTGCATAGCCCAACCAAACCGGACTGAAAACGAGactaaaaagagacaaatatcACCAAAAATTACTGTCAAATGATGTCAAAGGTCAGTATCAAATTTAACAAAGTGGATTCATCTATCTCACTGTAGAGATGTGTTGATTCAGCCGCTGTTCAATATCAACACATCTGCACAGGCTGCTGGTATTTACTTTTTGCCATTTGTGGAGATGCCACGAAAGACGTGGTTTAACTGAGATCAATATTGTCATTATTACTAACCTTGAAGGACACTCGACCCTCTCAGAAAGTACATGTGAGATCTGAACTGATGAAAGAatgatgttttattgtgcagAACTGCTTTAAGAAAGAGTCCATGTCATTTAACCATTATAGAATTGAATgtaatattcattcattgaaaAGTAATTATCTCCTCACAGGAACGACGCCCCGTGTCCCTTCCGACAAATGACTGACAAccacttgttgttttttacagcaACTGGTTTCTGTTGCATAACTCGTTGGTTGTGTCCAGATTATCTTGGGTGGAAGATAATCAGATCTGTGCAGTCTGGAAAAATCTATTGGTTGCTTCATTTCAGAGTTGAAATAATTAGATGCTTCAAAGAGTTGAAAATGTTGCTGCAGCTCGTTTGATTATCACTTAAAGGGCACTCCACCTATTGAGCAATGCACTTACATTAAGCCGGGGGATTTAGAATAGGGAGGTTAAATAGGAATGGTTATAATCTGAGACACTCAGACACTGGCCTCCACTTTATTTATCCGTCATAGAATCACACTATTCATTGGTGGCTTCATGTCTGCAGTTTGTATTAAACCTCTGGTTTCTAATagagtcaggaaaaaaaagcatggcttttgttttggtttttttaaatcagcaacACAGAAACAATCAAGGACGATTATGTTACCTTCGCAGCATGACTGAGCTCCTCATCTTTCTTGCTCTTCTCAGGGTCTGATGAAGAGACGCACTCAATGCTCTCCTCTGTGGTGGCTTCAAGGTCAGTCTCCTGAGACAAGGCAAGTCTCTTCTTTGCTGTGGATcgagcagacagacacagtcatCTGTATGTGGggatttttatttcacttggTGTTTTACAGTTCTATctgtcagcagctgcagcagcagtgggctTCAGACCACACAAACATCTTTGATCAATGGCTCGCACAATCCACCAAAACCAATCTGCAGCTGCAGCGCGAGAAGCGTCTCCGTTTGTGGATAATGATGACATCTTTCTCCTCGTTTGATTGTGCTCACTTTCTGCAGGAGCTCCATTTATTGTCGTGTGCACGAGTTGCGTGAGAGGTGTAGTAGAAAAGAAGAGCAaagggagtttgtgtgtgtgatagaagGAGAACGGTCAGGGGATATATGGAGCGGGGGGGGGACTGGATATATGGATGCAATTTTGTTGatttgtgtgtaagtgtgtgtaggTAAGTATGAGTCACCTGGTGCCGCCTCACACTCCTCACCCTtcccctcctcgtcctcctggtCATCGTTTTTCTGCTGCAGGGTCAGCTGGTGACACACATCAAATGCCTGACCCACCGTCCGCACAATCCTCATGGCCTGTGACTGTggaggaggacacagagacaaagagcgtctgtgtgtgtgtgtgtgtgtttgtgttggggagagcaggagcagcaggagcacgGAAAAAAAGAGGGGATGATGCAAAATGAAGGAACGCAGTCGGGGAGAAAATGAGGCAGCAGATAAGGTGGAAGGAACGTGTGCACAGGTATACAAGAAATGACAGAGGCAGGGACATGAATgcgagggggaggggggggagaggggaTGAAGACAGAAGCaaaaggacagacagagaccatATTTAAGTCAGAAGATACGGTTGAGTGTGGGGCTTTACTTGTTTGTCCTTGTATATCTGCTCCGCTCACATTCTGCTGTCAGAGAGACGGATTGCTTTACTTCAGGGGCAAGTCATTTTGATGGTGGAGGAAGTGAGGATTAAGCTCCATGTTATTGCAGGAGGCTCGGTGGGTGCGTAACTTCAGGCCATCAATCAGGGGCAGTTTCATTTTGTAAGAAGTCAAAAAATATAGTGATGAGATGTCTCATACTGTCCATGTCCTGTTTTTCCGCCtgaaatttaattaatttaaagtaCACTGCAAATGTATTAAGTTTATTTAAACTAAAATAAGCAAGAAGaatatttctttaaaaagcaTTATCTTATTTCCTCAGTTCATTTGATGTCAATGTCATTTCAAGCCCAGTAACAAACTAAATCAAAATAGCTTTATCAATCATGTTCTTTCTCACTCTCAATAAAAGTGagtatttctgttttaaatatgtaacGGCAACAGAAGCAGTATTGAAATACATTTACTGTGGAAAATGATTGCAGGGATTCAGTCAATATGTCAAGGTTAGTGAAGCTTTAAAGTATTCAATCAAGTGAAATAGCAAAAGAAATAGAGTcgtgaaatgtattattttgctCTGGCGATACAAAATGTAATCCTGTTTTAAACtgtcaagaagaaaaaaaaaccaacccaaCAGCCTTCCCAAGGCCAAACAGAAAATAGTCTGTTAGTGTACGCAGTCGACATCAAAACCCTGTTCTGCCGCAACAAGCCgtgatgaaaataaatcaaatctcaTCGTATCAGCTCGTCCATCTCCTCCTACTCAGCACACATGCTTGGTCTGCAGCACCCAGATAAGTCTCCACAAACCCCCCGGGGAGGCACTGAGGCTCCACTGACTGTGTCAATGCCCATGTGAGGGGCGTTTTTGTTCAACACTAGTGAATGCATTTAAGTGCttactgaaagaaaagaaaaaaaaaaatcctcttccCACCACAATGATTAGTATGCAGTTTCACTAAGTCACCATCTGTCTGGTATCCATAGTGAAGAGATGGGAGTAAACCTCGCCGATGCCGTCTTTGTCAGGGAGGAATATAATGTTCCTTCTTGATCTGCAGATACCTGTCAGGTTAATTACCACATGGGTCCGTGGGTCCAAACAGTGCCAGTAataaatcaccataaaaagctATGTTTCAAGGCAAAGAGCTGAAAACACAATCCAGCTACTGACGCTACCGTCCACATTTGTTTGTAGTCTATAAATCCTTTAAAGCTGGAGATATAATGACGTTTTTTTAGAGGCTCTGTGTCAGAAATGTACAATATTCATTCataaaaatgaccatgatgtgtcatcagagattgaaatatcaatttatttctttttctgccCATATCGCCCACCCCAAGGTTGTTGGtggatatttaaaatatacattgttgccttgttttctcctctcttcacGTGTTTGACTGAATAAAAAGGATGTTACTGCGCCTGGCTGAGAAATTCTCTATCTATTCTAATCTACTATTAGATAATATTTCTCATTCATTGTTCAATGCTTTATCTTCTACCTGAGGGTTGCAGGGCTGGTGGAGCCAATGGCAGGTGACATAGGGCAGAAGGTGGGGTTACACCACAATCTAGACCTTGGGTTTCgtgaaaggcgctttataaatctaagtcattattatttatttattattagagcaggggtttcaaactcaaatgaccttggggtcATCGAggatctagtctggccagtaggtggAGTGGGTCAAGTGAAAATGACAGATAATTCCCAGAAttttaaagtgtttgtgttgacatGGAACAATATATACAGCAGTTCACGGTCCatcataaatgtatttatgaagcaaaattaatcaattagtaaaaaaaactaaaaactctattatatatttatattaagtgGTGAGCCACATGAAATGGGCTGGAGGGCCACATGTTGCCTGCGGGCTGCCAGTTTGAGACCACCGCACCACTGTGTGCCCtgattattaaattttttttaataaattgtcTTAAATAACTGGTCCaagattaaaatattttttggatTTACGATTTATTTGCCTCGTAATTGTTTAATCTATGGGATTAAATAAAAGATCCAGGTTTGATTTGCAGATAAAATGAGGAAAGGGACATTATAATGAATGACTCTTGTTATTTTGCACTTGAATCAGTTTAACTTTCTTCATATAAAGAGATTATAAATTAATCATTTACATTAATCAATATTTTTCCACAAGCAGTCTTTTTTTAGGATTGACTTTTTAACATGGCCACTCTCGTAATTTAGTTGGTCAGCGTGATTACTCATTGCTCAGATTCTTCAGGAAATAAAAAACCTACCTTCCTCTTTGACTTGAACACGTTACAGCGGAAGACGTTGCTCGGTCCATCTCTGGCTATGTAACTGAAGATCTTCAGGTCTTGGGCGTCGTGCGAGACATAAAAGATCCTGTTGGAGCAAAACAACACAGGACATGAGCTCCATGAGGGGTTTTTTCGTtaggggagaaaagaaaagctgccAGCTTCAGTCTCAGGTGTGTTCATACCTGTGGATGGGATCCTGCGTCACCAAAAACGTACTGTCGTCCCATGAACAGCCTTTTCTCTGAgaccacacagaaacacatgggCCGACAGTGATGAAGCATTTGTAAAAGAGGAGGAACAGTTGAGTCAAAGTGTAAAGTCAGATGAATTGACATCGTTTCTTTACAGACCTTCTTCTTTTTGCGTAAAATCACTTTGACGTAATCAGTGGACACGACAATGTTgaccttctttttctttatgttcTTCAGCTTGAATTCATACTGTGGGGATAAAAGAGAGA encodes:
- the LOC131465579 gene encoding carboxyl-terminal PDZ ligand of neuronal nitric oxide synthase protein-like encodes the protein MPGVTKYNLVDDVHDLRIPMHNDEVFSHGVSFEAKYIGSLEVGRPGSRMEIVAAMRRIRYEFKLKNIKKKKVNIVVSTDYVKVILRKKKKRKGCSWDDSTFLVTQDPIHRIFYVSHDAQDLKIFSYIARDGPSNVFRCNVFKSKRKSQAMRIVRTVGQAFDVCHQLTLQQKNDDQEDEEGKGEECEAAPAKKRLALSQETDLEATTEESIECVSSSDPEKSKKDEELSHAAKVSDDPSLLLSSPVLGSSVSVQLAADAPCSAEHQVQLLQKQLQQQEQQALAAAAQVHVLQEQLSVEARARSEAQARVQRLLQQNTDLLQHISLLVKQIQELELKASGQLTSMGSQDSLLEITFRAKPPPRESLTPSSSSGPFAAQSQVQISDSAWVSALPGPCSPDTIGYDTNHLGLSGSGVRFECFRFSSRGPDSQEQGQDMGETPSDGAPDDISLLGEQVLGALELLRFRESGIGSEYESNTDESDDRDSWGQGEGLGADSAARLSNVLNAESLSDCLGDEMAV